GAATTTCCAGCTCCTGAAGCTATTGAGCGCCCCGCGCAAGAAAGTGTAGTTAAGGCAATTAAACGTTTGACCGCCACGTATCCCATGATTGCCCGCGATTTATTATTAAATGAAACCTCAGCGTTAATGAGTGCGCATGTGATACAAGGGCGGACGGCGGTGGATATTATTGATGAGTTAGAACGTGTATTTGCCAAACATTATGCGCAATTGAAACAGCAATTCGAGCAAACTAAAGCGGACGACGCGCTATAAAAGCGGATAACGGGCGACCGTCTTCTAAATATTCAACTTCGTCTAGCAAAATCGTAAGCCCCGCAAAGGTTTGTGCCAATTCGTGAGGGCGTAACAAATAATTAGGATTGCGTGGGCTGCCAAATTGTTCAGAACCTTGCATAAAGGTTTGGTATAACAATACGCCACCCGGTGCTAACAAAGACGGCAATAGCGGCAATAAGGGTCGGTGTAAATAACGTGCTACACAGATCAAATCAAAACTTTGCTTGGCTAAGCCGCAATGTGTAAAGGGATTGGCACTGTTTTCTAAATCTAATAATAACGTGTTTACCTCTACTTGCTGTTGCTGGGCTAATTGCTGGGTACGCTGAATTGCACCGGGCAGATAATCTACTCCAGTCATTTGCCAGCCGTGTAGCGCTAAATACACCGTATCACGCCCCGCACCACAGGCTAAATCCAAGCCTTTACCCGGCTCAATAGCGTATTGTGTTGCAATAGCTTGCACAAAACGCTGAACTA
This DNA window, taken from Candidatus Thiocaldithrix dubininis, encodes the following:
- a CDS encoding methyltransferase domain-containing protein; this translates as MPNHSSFALVDCRPAAAFYQGHHRDAINIPAAELSQRLHELPKRNQALQLCGDPASLVQAHTTLSSKGYEIQHSIGWNSAYADQLLRQGLLQFGISQVRLWNAGGLVQRFVQAIATQYAIEPGKGLDLACGAGRDTVYLALHGWQMTGVDYLPGAIQRTQQLAQQQQVEVNTLLLDLENSANPFTHCGLAKQSFDLICVARYLHRPLLPLLPSLLAPGGVLLYQTFMQGSEQFGSPRNPNYLLRPHELAQTFAGLTILLDEVEYLEDGRPLSAFIARRPL